A single genomic interval of Argopecten irradians isolate NY chromosome 8, Ai_NY, whole genome shotgun sequence harbors:
- the LOC138330209 gene encoding uncharacterized protein, producing the protein MNSQHDGGDSDSDWDSTLDFTSPRQTGPHMTPHIQLTEEEDNDDFSRNESVRSNIEKPKPKERLPIPANQPVPAPRDDEDASVRSNLYATPQKVKNGNRSNQGTPKGSRSHLGEKDGDPPPYNFRGALNGAMTPDQGRTAGPPGRDRKDNIYDTVAVERGPSPSPALRQQIDKAMDSMGSWDDSDQEERTLRELRENFQQEKQKEQQAEEMRLRLQREAERALEKPDEGQLTNRSEATWKSWASGGRGKKKDTSRSKAKKSEPVAAIVRDQRLALKAETPRTHRDVSLAIGQGQVIEPKVKQEVVQGEPRIETVAQTKDIGMENPAYIDPPFIVKDEDGRSVFYFGHGSLQYYEVEDDASEAFMPRIAEKAEMVLQRVYQEFFGLLRILTSIVILLIVELLKYIIKYIIQPLIVGVFGTLGDYVAKPFLSLAFNGFVHPFGVFMWNCFMTLRHMFSPIAEILRKVFVQLAMLCRSIRCVEIHWKTNRSEEKITDLTQV; encoded by the exons ATGAATTCCCAACACGATGGTGGTGACAGTGACAGTGATTGGGACAGTACGTTGGACTTCACATCCCCACGGCAGACGGGACCGCACATGACCCCTCACATACAGCTAACAGAGGAGGAAGATAATGATGATTTCAGTAGGAATGAATCGGTCAGGTCCAACATAGAAAAACCAAAACCAAAAGAAAGACTTCCTATACCAGCAA ACCAGCCAGTGCCTGCTCCTAGAGATGATGAAGATGCTTCAGTTAGAAGTAACCTTTATGCCACACCCCAAAAAGTAAAGAATGG GAACAGGTCGAATCAAGGGACTCCCAAGGGTTCAAGGTCACACTTAGGAGAAAAGGATGGGGACCCTCCTCCTTACAACTTCAGAGGAGCATTGAATG GTGCGATGACCCCTGATCAAGGTCGTACTGCAGGACCACCGGGACGTGACAGAAAGGACAATATATATGATACTGTTGCTGTGGAAAGAGGTCCGAGTCCATCTCCTGCTCTGAGACAGCAAATAGACAAAGCCATGGACA GTATGGGATCATGGGATGACTCCGACCAAGAAGAGAGGACACTCCGGGAACTCCGGGAAAACTTCcaacaagaaaaacaaaaagaacagCAGGCAGAGGAAATGAGGCTAAGATTACAACGAGAGGCTGAGCGAG CCTTGGAGAAACCCGACGAAGGTCAATTGACAAACAGATCTGAGGCGACATGGAAAAGCTGGGCTAGCGGGGGACGAGGCAAGAAAAAAGACACGAGTCGGAGTAAAGCAAAGAAGTCG GAACCAGTGGCAGCCATTGTTCGGGACCAGAGGCTTGCCCTGAAGGCTGAGACACCTCGTACCCACCGAGACGTATCATTGGCCATAGGTCAAGGTCAGGTCATAGAGCCGAAGGTCAAACAGGAAGTGGTGCAGGGAGAGCCGAGAATTGAAACTGTGGCCCAGACTAAAGATATAGGGATGGAGAATCCGGCTTATATTGACCCACCTTTCATTGTGAAAGATGAAGATGGAAG GAGTGTGTTTTACTTCGGTCATGGTAGCTTACAGTATTACGAAGTGGAAGATGACGCAAGCGAAGCATTCATGCCAAGAATTGCTGAAAA aGCCGAAATGGTTTTACAACGAGTGTATCAAGAATTCTTTGGATTGCTCCGTATCCTTACAAGTATTGTTATTCTATTAATTGTTGaacttttaaaatacataatcaaatatatcataCAGCCACTCATTGTGGGAGTTTTTGGGACCCTTGGAGACTACGTTGCAAAACCTTTTCTCTCATTAGCCTTCAATGGATTTGTTCATCCCTTTGGTGTGTTTATGTGGAACTGTTTCATGACTTTGAGGCATATGTTTAGTCCAATCGCAGAAATTCTGAGAAAAGTATTTGTACAGCTAGCCATGCTGTGCCGGTCCATTCGCTGTGTGGAGATACATTGGAAGACAAATCGATCGGAAGAGAAGATAACAGATTTAACCCAAGTATAG